The DNA region ATGGGCAAATATAATGACCTCGACCTGGCCACAACCCCCCTTCAGGGAGATGTAGAGAGCTAGAAGGTCCCCCGTGAGGCACTTTCCCCCTTTGCTGAACACCCACAACTCCCTCAGCCCTTCTTcctcagacttgtgctccacGCCATTCCGCAGCTCCCACTCCCCTTCTGTGCACCACACTCAAGCACCTGCATGTCTTTCCTCTTGGGAGGGGACCAAAACAGAATGCAGGATCCGAGGTACAGCCTCACCGGTGCCCTCTGCAGGAGGacaatccctgctctgctcctgctggccacacgCTTCAGACAGAAGGCTGGGATGCCATTGGATTGTTGCCAATTTCCCAGCCCCTCTttccccagcccacagcactACACGGGCCGGGAGAGGCCAAATGCAGCACCCCGCCTTTTGCCGCCTTCTGTCTCATCCAAGTGGACTTGACCCATCAATCACACCTGTCCACATCCCTGAGCAGAGCCTCCCTAGCCTCAGGCAGGTCAACACTCCTGCCCTACTCATTTGCAAGCAGATTGAACTCCCTTCTCTGACTTTCACTCCAAACCCTCTCCCCACCTGGCAGGATGTCCGTGTGGATTTTGCTAACCTGCAAGGCCACACTGTGAAGACGGGATCCCTGCACCCCAGAAATTCCCTCTTGCTCTGGGGGCCTtccatggcacaggggcagcagaAGTGAGAGCCCTGCCTTGGCCTTTGCCTTCAGCAAGGCCCCACTTTGGGCAAACCCTGAATTCCCTGTGCggttgaaaaacaaatcaaggCACACGGGGAGAGGGCTGCTGGGCGTTGTGCGCCGGGCTGCTTCTCTTGTGCTTGAATTTTGGAGACCTTTGTCTGGCACTTTCCTATAGGGAATCATTAATCTCACACTGAATTCTCTCAGGGTTTTTTATCACTCCCAGTTGCTGTCCATCTGCCTCCCAGGAAAACAACCGCAGCAAACAAGGCCTGTCTCTGGGGGCCATCCCTAAAGGGTTGGGCACTGTCCTCCTCTCTGTGCATGCTCAGGATGGGGCAAAGAAAGTCACCTTAATAATGTCCATTTCCCTCTGAAAAAGACTGCTTCCTTGAAGATGCCTTTGCCTATTTTAATGAACTACCCTTtggcaaagaaaaggaatatcAGCCCTGACATCATTTTGATCTCATGGCAAAGAGGTCAGGACACACAGTCAGACAAACCTGCATTTAGTGCGGTGGCAATCTTCCTATAGGACaagaactgaaacagaaatggaCAACCCCAGCCTGCTTTGGCAACACCTGGCTAACATGGTTCAAGGCTTTTGAGCTACACACAGCTGCTTCCCACCTCTTGCAAGTCTTAAGTGAGGTACAAAGTTTCCTGTGAAGTATGTGTGAAATCAGAGCAACAATGTTTTGGGGGAAAGGGCTGCTTGAGGATGACCACAAGTTAGGCCAGCTCAATCTGTTGGGCTTGGCCCAAGACAAACTAAAGAGCATGGAAAAGTAACTTGAAAGAGAAACGAGAGCTGCAAAGCAGGAACACCACTGGAACAAATGCAATGGaagccagcagaagaaaattttggtAAAATATCCAATAAAAACAGAGCACTGGGGGGTTTGCCCCATGGAatggctctgtcccctctgctgcaaACTTCTGGCACAGAGCAACTCAACAGGCCATGTCACGAAACAATTCTGTCATCGTAGGCTATGATGTATAGAAATATATGCATGGGGGATGTGTGTTGtatcattttattttgtgctgaaaTCCTCCAAGCAGGCCTGTTCCGAGGTGAAAAGCCCTGGAATAAGCTCAGTGAGTAGAAGGCAGGTGTTGTCATTGGGTAGCTTAGAAATTCAGTGTAACTTGGATAAAGGTAAACGGCCAAGAAGGTGCAAGCACGCTCTTCTTCAATTGCTTGCCCAAAGCCTAACGTGGACAAAAACGGCATgagctactgtgaagaaaactgCCTCAGCCCAAGCCAGCGCACACCGCTTACCTTAGAGAAAACCTGTGCACATCAGTCTAACTGGCATTTCTGAGGCACTTCAGGGgcttcagaaataataatttaaaagacaaaatacaatGGATTTTTATACGGAAATTGCTTGTTCTTGGGAATAACCAAACAAATATAAATGACAATGTGGAGCTTGGCAGTGGCTAAACACTCCCAGGGAGTCTTCCCTCCTGGCCATTTGGATCCTGGAAACAAAGCTTGTAGACGGGAGAGTGAATGAACAGACTTGTCATGGAAGAGAGGAGCGGTGATGCGAGGCTCGGCGGCTGACACAGCATGGCTGGAAAATTGGACTCCTAccatgccagcagcagctgcgTGCCCCAGAAGAAGAACAACGTTGCTCAGTAATGAAGAGGTGGCTCTCATTCCACATGTAGGACCTGGACTGCTGGGGGAAGCTCTCTGAGTCCCGCTGGCAGTAAAGTGGCACAGAGGAAGAGATTCTACAATCCCCTGTTGGAGCTCACTGCTTGTTGGGATTTTCCCCTCTGTCCAACATGATGTCCAGCCCCATTCTACACCTGTTGTCATCCAACAACGGTGTGTTTACTGAGATCCACTCAGCTGTGCATTTGCTCCCTTCTGTATCACCCCTTCCAtgagcagcagcctcccagccccttcctcaGACATCACTGATGTTTCCCCTCCCTGTCAAGAGCTGTCATCTGCAATTCCATCCAGAGATGCTGAGAAATCAAATGTGTCCCTTCCCAATTGCCCTTTCCCTACTGCAACTGGTCCAGAAGTTTCTATTTTCCCCTCGTAAAAATCCCCTTGAGAAAGACTTTGTCCAGGCAGTTAACTGCCTctaaaaatggaatatttcattCTCCTTGGTCGCTCCACGTAGCCCTCCTTGGTGCCTGAGATCTTTTGGTTTTCTCGAATTCTCTTCccaaggaattttctgtaaacaagagacacaTTTTTGTAACTGTACTATGTTTCCATTCTTTCCCTAGGGGGGACTTCCTCTTGCCATCCCTCTTGTCTGGCCAATGTGATTGAAGACGTTTGTCTCCTTatcaccaatcaaattggtctgtataaaaatataataaaaaaacctcatcccaaaataaagaaataattttcagccttctaaaGTCAGAGTCTTGCGCCATTGTAGTGTACATCGGCATCATTTCTCCATACACGGTGGAGCGGGTGCTTGATTTGCCATAGAGCAGTTTAATTTGGTATGCTCGATTCGGCAGATTTGCGccttcatttctttctcctctgtagGTCCGGCATTTACTGATCTAAAAAGCAAATTGTAACATGAGAGCCCAAGAAGTAAGGGATCCTAGAAACAAACTGAAGAAACCATTCCATATGCATCCATAATACAAGAATACCCTTCCACCCATGCTACAAAATGGCAGCCTCGCCGGCTAGCAGCTAGAAAAGGTGCCCTTTGGTTTCAagcttgctgcttttccaaaggaTGAGCAGGACCGCATCCTCTTGCTTCCCCACATCCCCGTGTGTGCCAGGCCTCTGGGGAACACTCGATTTTTCTGCTCCCAAATGAGTTTCCCACCACAATTACCAGACATTCGGCATTAGAAAGATGCATTTTGTGTGACCAGATCCACACATATTGTTCTGCCTTTTTGtgcaggagcaggcacagctACACAGACTACAGTGATGAACGGCCTTCTAAGAGTCACAGGCCGGTGCTGTTGGCCTTCCCCCTGATTCCTGCCCGAAAACATTCGAGTCTATCAGCACCAGCACTAAGCTTTAGAGACTGGAAACTCCGCGTTACCGAGATGGTGACCCCAGTGCCTCTCCTTCCTTGCCCGTCCCTTCTGTAGAGTTTTATTTATCTAAAAGAGATGGTGCATTTTGGAGAGGGCCATAGACTAGGCAGGTCTGTACCTTCCAAGTAGCTCGGGCAGCGGGGGAAGGAAGAGGGTGATACACCTGGGAACTAGGACCAAAAGAAGGCTGCGTCCTTCTCCTGAGTCACAAACACTTCGAGATATCCCATGGGAAATGGCCCATGGCCTCTCCCCTTATTCCAAGAACATTCCAGGACTCCTCTGTGTCTTTTCCGTGCATAAACCTCTGGTGTCCTGAGGTTTCTTACACACAGGAAGATGCCCTAATTCTTCAGAGGCCATTCTCaagctcctctctgctttccaaCACCTCCAGAACGCCTGCAGTGACCTTGCTGCTGCACGGATCCCCCACGGCTCTCTGCCAGCTGcatcccagagctcccagctccagctggcgGGGCCTCAGTGCCCGCCCTGTGCCCTCCCACCCCGACGGCCCCACCAGGCCCCGCTTGCTGCCCTCATGGTGCCACTCCTGAACCCAGTGTTCTCCAAGGCCTTCTCCGGGGGCACCTTCCTGCGGCCTTTGACACCCtgcaccagcccagcagagacctgcagaggggctgtggacaaggccctgcagggacagcaccagGGCCAGCGGCTTGCCACGGACAGAGGGCAAGCTCAGGCCGCAGGTGTGGAAGAAATTCCTGCCGCTGAGGCCGCTGAGGCTCTGGCCCACGCTGCCCCACTGCAgccggggctgcccctggagccctggcagtgctccagGCGgcttggacagggcttggagcaacgCCGCCTACGGGGACGagtccctgcccttggcagcacagggctgcaaCAAGACCATTTCTAAGGACCCTTCCAAGCCAAGCCGTTCTGTCATTCTGTCCTCACAGGGGCCGGGGGCAGCTGGCCTTCATCTCTCATTGCAACCAGTTCAGCGCTGTCACTCTGGCTGGCTTCACGGACAGAGTTCACACGCCCAGATTCACAACTTGTGAGATTTACCAATAACCTAGGTCGGCGTGAGATCAAGAAAGTCTTGCACGATCCAGATTCTGGAATATTATAATTTATTGAATCAAGAGCAAAGCAGTTTCTGCCTTGCCACTCAGAAATGCACTAACTATAGAACATAATCAAGTGTCCCCAACAGACAGGGACACGATATATGGCTCTAATTGtctataaaaaataaacaccccATCTGTAACGTATTTTAGGTATATATGTCACATATGTAATACATCTGTTAGATATGGTAAAAATAGATCTATTTCATAAAAACCTTGCCTGGTCTAAAGGCACTAAGAGCATTCATAGCTTTCACAACAGATAGTGACACTAAATACGTGCTATAATGGTTTGTTTAAACATAACTACGCTTAAGAATCATTCTCATCATGATATAATAACATATTTCAAAACTTCCATATGAAGAGATACATACACTAATAGATCATTGCCATATTTCCATATATACCTACATACTTCCATATATATATCGTGTATACTTACATAAATACTAATGAATTTTTATATTACTGCTTTGGCTTGTTGAGATTTTACCTTCTGATATGGTAATCAACAAGCTTCATAGCATACAATAGATATAGACAATACGTATATATCTCTATGAAATTAAGACCTAGATTCCTATCTATACACAATTTCAGGTCAGCTGCGCCACAGTCGGCACAATGCTGACCTAAAGGTTTCCCTTCCGGGGACGAGGAGAAACACCGTCTGCTGACCGATCCCGGGCGGTGCCCAGAGGTGGTGGAGTGTTCCTCAGCGGAGATAATCCACACCCACGTGGAGGCAAACCCTTGCAACGCACATCAGGAAGagcctgctggagcagccctgaaCCAGATGATCCCACCGCTGCTCCTTTCCAACATTCACTCGTCTGGGATGCTGAGAAGGGCATCTTTGCACAAGGTGAAGCTCTCAGAGGGAAAATGGACTCTATGAAGGAGGTGGGGCACTCGCAGTTCTGGTGCTAATGGGACTCTGTCTCACAAGTGCCCTGGCCACGGCCTCTTCAGCTCCATCAGCTTGGACTCCCCCAGTGTGCTTTTGCTCTGGACAAAAGGCATGGCAGCAACTGCCACTCCCGATGGAGCAGTGCCTTCCTTCTCCATGTCCTGCACGCTCAGGTCTGTGTCAGCTTCTCCCTGGGCTGACAGGGTCTccacacagagcccagagagccaacAAAGGAATAATCGCATTTCCTCTTGCGCGCTCCTTGATCTTTGGTGCCAACCTTGTCCTCACTGgatgcagtgctggggagaCTCTTGAGAggacactgcagctgctgctgatggcTTAGAGCAGCTAGGCAgcattttcccttccctctctgtatGCCACATTCTGCCCTCTTTTCCCATGTGCTGTGAGCTCCTTCTCTCCTACCAGGTGTGAGCCGCacaagcacagcactgtgcagaAGAAGCTCTTTCACTCTTCGTCATTGATGATTTCTTCCAGCCACTCATGGAGATCGATGTGCTGACTAATTGCCTGGGAGTGGGCAACTGGATCCATCACCAGGTCATGGAAGAGATTGTACTTCCCAGACGTTAGGACATGTGGGGGCAAACTGATTTCTGCAGGAAGCCTCTGGTTGCCCACAATGAAGTGGTTGAGGCGTCTCACTTCTACACATGTGCGCAGGCTCGCGCTGATATCTTTCAGTCGCGTCACGAAATATCTCCTGCTCCACCATGACGGGGGTACGATGCTCAGGAGGTGCATGACAATGGTCTTCATGGTGTAGGTAGAAAAACCTAAGCCCAGCTGAAGACGGGTGAGGAACTGCAGGCATTTCAGGTGCAAGCTGTCAGGGGGGGCCCGCCTGGCAATGTAGTTGAAGAACTTCATCTCTGCCACGGCGTAGGTCTCCGGCCAGATCGTGCTTGAGGTATGGTAAGGCCCAGGTTCGCTGCTTACAAAGATGTCTGAGTTGCCCTGCTGTACCCCAAACAGCATCTCAATCCGGTAGCTTTCTGTGCCATTGCTCACCTTGAACTGGCAGGAGCgcctggagggcagcagcactAAATGCCACTTGTGTGCGTGAGGCAAAGCCGGCCAGACTGCTCTCACCAGTTGGTAGAACCAGCGGGCAGTTTTCTGCACGTCCAGGTAGGAGTCCGTGCACAGGGTGTGAAGGAGGCTGGGATCCTGAttgctcctcagctcctcctcggGGCGGTGCAGGAAGCACAGCATGTTCTTACCCCGCTGCTCACTCCCGCAGGTGCACTCCTGCTGCACGCGGATGCGGAAGTTCCTCACGCGCGTCTGCCCTGCAGTAGCCATCTCCACGTGGAAGCTGTGCCCTCGCGGAGGAGTCATGGGGATGAGCACCTGGTACACAACATCCTGCTCACGCGGACTCCAACCTTCGAAGGCACTGCCCACCCCAATGGCTGGTTTCAGGACCGGGTAGAAACTGTTGGACAAGACGTGTCGAAAGTAAAATGCAAACTTTCCATGAGGGCAGTTGTCCACCTGCATCCTTTCTCCAGGTCCTGGACAGGCCACTGAATGCGCTCCATTACCCTTCTTCCCATGTCATCCTGAGGATCATGATGAGCGACTTCATTTCCAATACCACCTTCCTCATTTGGAGCAACATTGTTGCCTTCCTGGGGATTGCCATCATCGTTGTTGTTTTCCTCCCCATTCCCATCATTGCCTCCTTCATTCACACCAGCGTCTTCGTTTGCAGCCACGTTTCCGCCTCCCTCTTCATTTGCACccccattttcttctgcatgctcctctctcctcagtctcctttCTCTCCGGAGATACCACAGGGCCAAGACGAGGAGCGGGAGCCCAGCCAGAGCCCAAACCTGCAAGTGCTGCGAGGCAGACCACAGCAGGTCTCCCCAGGCCCAGGCACCCTGCTTCAGGACCAACTgctccacctcctgctccagacgaattttctcctcttcctggaACTTTGCAAGGGCCTCCATTCGCAGACGTGTCACCTCGTCCAAGCCATCACCCACGGGCTGTGGGTACTGCAGAATACTCGGCAAGAGCAACAACCACAACACCCACGTATCCATggtctgcaggaggagggagagaaggccGTCAGTGGCGctggcagggaggcagctggcagtggggaTAAGCAGGGACGGCAATGCCAGGGATTTGGGGGCACGAAGGACAGGGCCCCAGACAGCAGGCAAGCAGCGAGGCCTGTCCGGCTGCccaagcagcaccagcagcagcagcagcagcagcagcagcagcacggtgCCCTGCCCAAGGCTCTGCCATGAGGGACTGTCCCTGCACGCAGGAGGAGAACCCAAGCCCAGCTACAGCCATTCCACCCtggcccttgtccccagcccagcctcccaaCCACGTGTGCACTCACCGCTTGCCCAAGCCGTACAGGGCCAGCCTTGCATGCTGGGGGCTTTTATAACTTCTCCCATTGTGACATGTCCCCTGTGATGTCACAGGCATCACAGTACACCCCAGCCAGGCCAGCCCCGCCCTTcgtccccagcccagctcagccactcCGAGTGACCCTGGTGGACTGCTTAAGGCAGCCTTGGAGTGAATCTGCTTCAAAGAACTTCTCTTGctctttcctttgcctttcctAGCGGTTGCCCTCCCTTGGCAATCTCACACATATCCATGTTGCAAGGCAGCCTTGAGGATCATGCAGTCAAAGCCTTGACTCCATGTCGAGCTACAGTTAAATCTCTGACTCGtccagcttggaaaagaccctGAAGAACACACAGTCCAGCCGCCAACTGAACACTGCCTACTCCACCAATCAGCCACGTCCCCAAAGGCCACATCCACACGACTTTGAAATCTCTCTGGGGGTGGTGACTCAGCCTGTTCCCTAGGCAGCCTGTTCCCAAGCCTGATATCCTTTTCCTTAGAGGGTCTGTTATGAACAAGGCCAGGACTCAGATGCAATGATGGGAAAAGGCACTAGTTTATTTAACTGTAACCGACCACCGGGAGCAGGAACCCAGGAAAAGCCCAGGCTCCAACAAGAGCGCGACACCACACTGGGTGCTCCTCCAGACCCTCAAGGTGCTGAAGAAGAACCCCCTccccacaaacacaaacacacacatacaccaTCTGACAGTCCATTTAATCCTCTTTGCTTCCTCCTGTTTGGTGCATTTTGGATCCTCTTCCTGATTGGTTACTTGTCAGGGCTCTGATTGGTCTTTAACAAGAGTCACTCCTGACCAATCGTTTCCCAAGGGCGTCGCGTGATTGGTCCTTCATGCCCACCCCTCATGGTTCAGGGTGATGTAACCTGTGTGAACTAgatcttttcctccttcccctgttACATAGCACTTTACACCGGTACGGAGTCACAGCAACTTGCTACAGAAACCCCTCTTGAAAGGTTTTATAACAATTCCCTCTACTGTGACTTTAAAACAGATACAACTAACAACAAGCAGTTTCAGGAACCtctcttaaaacattttgtagCAGGTCCAATCTAAAGCTCCATTGGCACAACTTGTGGTCATTTCCTCTGTTCGTATGGTTTGTTCCATGGGCAAATATAATGACCTCGACCTGGCCACAACCCCCCTTCAGGGAGATGTAGAGAGCTAGAAGGTCCCCCGTGAGGCACTTTCCCCCTTTGCTGAACACCCACAACTCCCTCAGCCCTTcttcatcagacttgtgctccacGCCATTCCGCAGCTCCACTCCCCTTCTCTGCACACACTCAAGCACCTGCGTGTCTTTCCTCTTGGGAGGGGACCAAAACAGAATGCGGGATTGGAGGCACAGCCTCACCGCTGCCCTCTGCGGGAGGacaatccctgctctgctcctgctggccacactgc from Sylvia atricapilla isolate bSylAtr1 chromosome 5, bSylAtr1.pri, whole genome shotgun sequence includes:
- the LOC136361961 gene encoding LOW QUALITY PROTEIN: inositol 1,4,5-trisphosphate receptor-interacting protein-like 1 (The sequence of the model RefSeq protein was modified relative to this genomic sequence to represent the inferred CDS: inserted 1 base in 1 codon), producing the protein MEALAKFQEEEKIRLEQEVEQLVLKQGAWAWGDLLWSASQHLQVWALAGLPLLVLALWYLRRERRLRREEHAEENGGANEEGGGNVAANEDAGVNEGGNDGNGEENNNDDGNPQEGNNVAPNEEGGIGNEVAHHDPQDDMGRRVMERIQWPVQDLEKGCRWTTALMEXFAFYFRHVLSNSFYPVLKPAIGVGSAFEGWSPREQDVVYQVLIPMTPPRGHSFHVEMATAGQTRVRNFRIRVQQECTCGSEQRGKNMLCFLHRPEEELRSNQDPSLLHTLCTDSYLDVQKTARWFYQLVRAVWPALPHAHKWHLVLLPSRRSCQFKVSNGTESYRIEMLFGVQQGNSDIFVSSEPGPYHTSSTIWPETYAVAEMKFFNYIARRAPPDSLHLKCLQFLTRLQLGLGFSTYTMKTIVMHLLSIVPPSWWSRRYFVTRLKDISASLRTCVEVRRLNHFIVGNQRLPAEISLPPHVLTSGKYNLFHDLVMDPVAHSQAISQHIDLHEWLEEIINDEE